One part of the Eucalyptus grandis isolate ANBG69807.140 chromosome 10, ASM1654582v1, whole genome shotgun sequence genome encodes these proteins:
- the LOC120288677 gene encoding LOW QUALITY PROTEIN: G-type lectin S-receptor-like serine/threonine-protein kinase At4g27290 (The sequence of the model RefSeq protein was modified relative to this genomic sequence to represent the inferred CDS: inserted 1 base in 1 codon), which produces MADPPIFSFFCTSIIVLSLLPLSNTADTLSSVQSVREGETLVSPGRKFELGFFSAGSSKNSYLGIWFVVSPETAVWVANRNNPLPDLNGTLKISNEGELVILNRANSIIWSTNSTKALRNPVAQLLDSGNLVLKERNSLDSADYSWQSFDYPSDTFLLGMTLGWNFRTGLEHHLTSWRSTDDPSXGDYTLKYKIEGLPQLEIVSNGSVKVHRSGPWNGVELGGMSKVPTPIGKPIFVHNETAAYFGIEIYKDDITAKFTLSPDGIVQTLLLKSGSTKWDLTFSLPDNPCDNYGHCGTNGVCRVNRSLRCLCLQGFMPKSQEEWDMLNSTGGCIRKVQLNCSRGEGFMKLSHVKLPDLIDFQLFQNMSLKECKVECLKNCSCIAYANSDVRGAGCLMWFGDLIDIKEIDIVGYGQYLFVRLPASELDSIRSLSKKLVTITVASAISGLLIVGTALSIIWKRRMKSRGLPSGMDDIDLPLYDFATVAAATNHFSQTNKLGAGGFGSVYKGILSTGQEVAVKRLSKYSGQGPDEFMNEALLIAKLQHRNLVGLVGCCIEGEERMLIYEYMPNKSLNYFIFEHDRSSSLAWKMRFDIILGIARGLLYLHRDSKLQVIHRDLKTSNILLDADMNPKISDFGLARIFQGDDTEAETRRIVGTYGYMSPEYVIDGKFSVKSDVFSFGVLLLEIVSSKRNRGFQHPDHHHTLLGHAWLLWSEGRAMELTDEFERASFVVSQAERCIQVGLLCVQKFPEDRPTMSSVVFMLANEGATLPLPKEPGFFIERSSDTSYAYFVKEESKTCNVVTVTLPEGR; this is translated from the exons ATGGCAGATCCTCCTATCTTCAGCTTTTTCTGCACTTCCATCATTGTTCTATCATTGCTGCCCCTATCCAATACAGCCGACACTCTGAGTTCAGTTCAATCTgttagagagggagagacattGGTTTCCCCGGGCCGAAAGTTCGAGCTCGGTTTCTTCTCTGCCGGAAGCTCAAAGAATAGTTACCTGGGGATATGGTTCGTGGTCAGTCCCGAAACGGCGGTTTGGGTTGCTAACAGGAACAATCCACTCCCCGATTTAAATGGTACTCTGAAAATAAGCAATGAAGGTGAACTTGTTATTCTGAACCGAGCAAATAGCATCATTTGGTCGACGAATTCAACCAAGGCTCTCAGAAACCCAGTTGCACAGCTCCTTGATTCTGGTAACCTTGTTCTTAAAGAACGCAACAGTTTAGATTCCGCTGACTACTCATGGCAGAGCTTTGATTACCCATCAGACACGTTTTTGCTCGGTATGACATTGGGATGGAACTTTAGAACTGGCTTGGAACATCATCTGACTTCCTGGAGAAGCACGGATGATCCTT CTGGAGACTATACACTTAAATACAAAATTGAAGGTTTACCTCAACTTGAAATAGTCAGCAATGGTTCCGTCAAAGTTCATCGGTCTGGACCATGGAATGGAGTTGAACTCGGCGGTATGTCCAAGGTGCCGACTCCCATTGGCAAACCCATCTTTGTTCACAATGAAACGGCAGCCTATTTTGGGATTGAAATTTATAAGGACGATATCACTGCCAAATTCACATTAAGCCCCGATGGAATTGTACAGACTCTTCTACTGAAGAGTGGAAGCACGAAGTGGGATCTAACGTTCTCGCTCCCTGACAACCCTTGTGACAACTATGGACATTGTGGCACCAATGGCGTGTGCCGAGTTAACCGAAGCCTAAGATGTCTCTGCTTGCAGGGTTTTATGCCCAAGTCACAAGAAGAGTGGGACATGCTCAATTCGACAGGAGGGTGCATAAGAAAAGTTCAACTGAATTGTTCTCGTGGCGAGGGTTTTATGAAACTTTCGCATGTGAAATTACCTGACCTTATAGATTTCCAACTATTCCAGAATATGAGCCTTAAAGAATGCAAGGTTGAGTGTCTAAAGAATTGTTCTTGCATAGCTTATGCTAATTCGGATGTTCGAGGAGCAGGCTGCTTGATGTGGTTTGGTGATCTCATTGATATTAAGGAAATTGACATTGTTGGTTATGGCCAATATCTCTTCGTACGGCTACCTGCTTCAGAATTAG ATTCAATCCGCAGTCTATCCAAGAAACTGGTGACTATCACTGTGGCTTCAGCCATTTCAGGATTGCTTATTGTGGGCACAGCATTAAGCATAATCtggaaaagaagaatgaaaagcCGAG GCTTGCCAAGTGGAATGGATGACATTGACTTGCCATTATATGATTTCGCTACCGTTGCTGCTGCAACCAACCATTTCTCTCAAACAAACAAGCTAGGAGCAGGCGGCTTCGGTTCGGTTTACAAG GGAATTCTTTCCACGGGTCAAGAAGTAGCAGTAAAAAGGCTGTCAAAATATTCGGGACAAGGTCCTGATGAGTTTATGAATGAAGCCCTTTTGATTGCGAAACTTCAGCACCGGAATCTTGTTGGACTTGTTGGCTGCTGcattgagggagaagaaagaatgttaatttaTGAGTATATGCCAAACAAAAGCttgaattatttcatttttg AGCATGACAGAAGCTCTTCTTTGGCATGGAAAATGCGATTTGACATTATTTTAGGAATCGCCCGAGGACTTCTCTATCTTCATCGGGATTCGAAACTACAAGTGATCCACAGAGACCTGAAAACAAGTAACATTTTGTTAGATGCTGACATGAATCCAAAGATTTCAGATTTCGGCCTGGCAAGGATCTTTCAAGGAGATGATACAGAGGCAGAGACGAGAAGAATAGTTGGTACATA CGGTTACATGTCTCCAGAGTATGTCATTGATGGAAAATTCTCTGTGAAGTCTGATGTTTTTAGCTTTGGCGTGCTTTTGTTAGAGATAGTAAGTAGCAAAAGGAATAGAGGATTCCAGCATCCTGATCATCATCACACCCTTCTTGGGCAC gCATGGCTTCTATGGAGTGAAGGGAGGGCTATGGAACTTACTGATGAATTTGAACGTGCCTCTTTCGTTGTGTCTCAAGCAGAGAGATGCATTCAAGTGGGCTTGTTATGTGTCCAAAAGTTTCCTGAAGATAGGCCGACAATGTCTAGTGTCGTCTTCATGTTGGCAAATGAAGGAGCAACCTTACCACTACCGAAAGAGCCCGGTTTCTTCATCGAGAGAAGTTCAGATACCTCGTATGCATATTTCGTTAAGGAAGAATCCAAGACATGCAATGTTGTCACGGTCACATTGCCCGAAGGTCGATAG